In Malania oleifera isolate guangnan ecotype guangnan chromosome 8, ASM2987363v1, whole genome shotgun sequence, a single window of DNA contains:
- the LOC131162709 gene encoding uncharacterized mitochondrial protein AtMg00810-like: MTVRKVVHMIGEFAENVKRIDEANHFSMKNLDDFSMLENKYSRLVDPESYVPEHQHHPSVHTALYQMDVKNAFLHCELTEEVYMCPPPGSHHLLHQVCKFRRALYGLKQAPRAWFAKFSTIVRDFGFTSSLHDSSFFIHKLDQDTILLLLYVDDMIITGDDASEILVLKTHLSQHVEMKDLGKLSYLSGLEITSNSKGYYLSQAKYALDILTQARLIDSKICTTPFELNSKLTPMDGTPLDDPTLFRQLVGSLVYLIITRLDIFCAIHIVSQFLSALRTPHYAVVLHIFRYIKGTLFHGLHFFAHSSLKLHANSNADWASDPTNRISTIGYCFFIGDSLISWRSIRSKQSLPAQA, from the exons ATGACGGTTAGGAAGGTGGTGCATATGATTGGGGAATTTGCTGAAAATGTGAAGAGGATTGACGAGGCAAATCATTTCTCCATGAAAAATTTGGATGATTTCTCCATGTTGGAGAATAAGTATTCGAGGCTGGTGGATCCTGAG TCATACGTGCCTGAACATCAACATCATCCTTCAGTTCATACCGCCCTTTACCag atggatgtgaagaatgcctttctTCATTGTGAACTCACTGAAGAAGTTTATATGTGTCCTCCTCCTGGTTCTCATCATCTTCTGCATCAAGTCTGCAAATTTCGTCGGGCTTTGTATGGTCTCAAGCAAGCTCCTCgggcttggtttgccaagtttaGTACCATTGTTAGAGATTTTGGATTCACTTCCAGCCTGCATGATTCCTCCTTTTTCATCCACAAATTAGACCAGGATACTATACTTCTTCttctctatgttgatgatatgatcataACTGGCGATGACGCATCCGAAATTTTGGTTCTTAAGACCCATCTTAGCCAACATGtcgagatgaaagatcttgggaaGCTTAGTTACCTTTCGGGACTTGAGATCACTTCTAACTCTAAGGGATATTATCTTTCTCAAGCCAAGTATGCTTTAGATATTCTTACTCAAGCAAGACTCATAGATAGTAAGATATGCACCACTCCTTTTGAGCTCAACTCAAAACTCACTCCTATGGATGGTACACCTTTAGATGATCCCACCCTGTTTCGCCAGTTGGTTGGGAGTCTTGTTTATCTTATAATTACTCGCCTGGACATCTTTTGTGCCATCCATATTGTCAGTCAATTTCTCTCTGCTCTTCGCACACCCCACTATGCCGTGGTGCTTCACATTTTTAGGTACATCAAAGGGACCCTATTTCATGGTCTCCATTTCTTTGCCCACTCTTCACTTAAGCTTCATGCCAACTCAAATGCAGATTGGGCTAGTGACCCCACTAATCGTATATCCACCATTGGCTATTGCTTCTTCATTGGCGACTCTCTTATTTCTTGGCGTAGTATAAGAAGCAAACAATCGTTGCCCGCTCAAGCATAG